One genomic segment of bacterium includes these proteins:
- a CDS encoding rubredoxin, with product MQKYECDLCGYVYDPAEGDPDNGVPAGTAWEDMPDDWVCPLCGASRDQFSPVE from the coding sequence ATGCAGAAGTACGAGTGCGATCTGTGTGGTTACGTGTATGATCCCGCCGAGGGCGACCCGGACAACGGCGTGCCCGCCGGGACGGCCTGGGAAGACATGCCCGATGACTGGGTCTGCCCGCTCTGCGGCGCCAGCCGGGACCAGTTCTCACCAGTGGAGTAG
- a CDS encoding 2-oxoacid:ferredoxin oxidoreductase subunit beta translates to MSDTQMWGAGLRSDGPVKPAWCPGCGNYAIVKAVDRALDEAGLDRRRVVLVSGIGQAAKLPHYVSRPVNFFNGLHGRAVPAATGIKLANHTLEVIITSGDGDMYGEGGNHLLHAIRRNIGLKCFVHNNQIYGLTKGQASPTSDAGTHTKLQAYGVAAQPLNPLALAIAEGASFVARSFTGLPDHLPQTMVAALQQPGFALLDILQPCITFNKLNTFKWYQDRVRPLGDDYDPTDRLRALETALVWGDEIPVGVLYRADRPSYESKLPVLASGPLAAP, encoded by the coding sequence ATGAGTGACACGCAGATGTGGGGTGCGGGGCTCCGTTCCGACGGTCCGGTCAAGCCCGCCTGGTGCCCGGGCTGCGGCAACTATGCCATCGTCAAGGCAGTGGACCGGGCACTGGACGAGGCCGGGCTGGATCGGCGGAGGGTCGTGCTCGTGTCGGGCATCGGCCAGGCCGCCAAGCTGCCCCACTACGTCAGCCGTCCGGTGAACTTCTTCAACGGGTTGCACGGTCGCGCCGTCCCGGCGGCCACGGGCATCAAGCTGGCGAACCATACGCTGGAAGTCATCATCACCAGCGGCGACGGGGACATGTACGGCGAGGGCGGCAACCACCTGCTACACGCGATCCGCCGCAACATCGGCCTGAAGTGCTTCGTCCACAACAACCAGATCTATGGGCTGACCAAGGGCCAGGCCTCACCCACGTCCGACGCCGGCACGCACACCAAGCTGCAGGCCTATGGCGTGGCGGCCCAGCCGCTCAATCCGTTGGCCCTGGCCATCGCCGAAGGGGCGTCGTTCGTCGCACGGTCGTTCACGGGACTGCCCGATCACCTCCCGCAGACGATGGTGGCAGCGCTGCAGCAGCCAGGCTTCGCGCTGCTGGACATCCTGCAGCCCTGCATAACTTTCAATAAGCTCAACACCTTCAAGTGGTACCAGGACCGCGTGCGGCCGCTGGGCGACGACTATGACCCGACGGACCGCCTGCGAGCGCTGGAGACGGCCCTGGTCTGGGGGGACGAGATCCCCGTTGGTGTGCTCTACCGCGCCGACCGGCCCAGTTACGAGAGCAAGCTGCCCGTGCTGGCCTCCGGACCGTTGGCCGCCCCGTGA
- a CDS encoding 2-oxoacid:acceptor oxidoreductase subunit alpha — protein MDTNIRIAGEAGQGVQTAGDLLVEAFSAMGLHLLSSQSYMSRVRGGLNWFDVRIGDREVLAPREDVDLLIALHEDALTHLRDTVNPDGLIVYDGEAEGTVALHFDGVAQEVGGQVIMANAVAAGAVFGVLGYDVAELVDYLGSVFAKKGAEVVAANAACARRGAELMAAHAGRLQGPAPGSGPRTSVDGARAVALGACTAGLKLAAAYPMSPSTAVLNAIAGYSEQFGILVEQAEDEIAAINIICGATYAGAPAMLTTSGGGFALMAEGLSLAGMLELPAVILLAMRPGPATGLPTRTGQEDLRFVISAGHGEFPRFVFAPGDVTQAYALTRHALAVAHEYQTPAFILTDQYLVDLHATCAPLEAAPRPIDRGLVAAGADYVRYALTDSGISPRAIPGGDAIVMADSDEHTEDGHVTEDLSVRVQMVDKRLRKEAGMCAAALPPTAYRAEDADTLLVCWGSTYGACREAVDLLRDDGRGTSPRPTVGMLHFGQVWPLNADAVRAAIGRRERVVVIEGNARGQFASVLREIGALTDCETMAKYDGLPFTAREIVRRLSHE, from the coding sequence ATGGATACCAACATCCGCATTGCCGGTGAAGCCGGTCAGGGCGTGCAGACGGCGGGCGACCTGCTGGTCGAGGCCTTCTCGGCCATGGGCCTCCACCTGCTGTCGAGCCAGAGCTACATGTCGCGCGTGCGCGGCGGGCTGAACTGGTTCGATGTGCGTATTGGCGATCGGGAAGTGCTCGCCCCGCGCGAGGACGTCGACCTGCTGATCGCGCTGCACGAGGACGCCCTGACGCATCTGCGCGACACGGTCAATCCCGACGGCCTGATCGTCTACGACGGGGAGGCGGAGGGCACCGTGGCCCTGCATTTCGACGGCGTAGCGCAGGAAGTCGGCGGCCAGGTCATCATGGCCAACGCTGTGGCCGCCGGCGCCGTCTTCGGCGTGCTGGGCTACGACGTGGCGGAGTTGGTGGACTACCTGGGCAGCGTGTTCGCGAAGAAGGGCGCGGAGGTGGTCGCGGCCAACGCGGCCTGCGCCCGGCGCGGCGCAGAGCTGATGGCCGCCCATGCCGGCCGCCTGCAGGGCCCTGCGCCCGGCAGCGGCCCGCGCACCAGCGTGGACGGCGCGCGGGCAGTCGCCCTGGGTGCTTGCACCGCCGGGCTGAAGCTTGCGGCAGCCTACCCGATGTCCCCCTCGACGGCGGTGCTTAACGCCATCGCGGGCTACAGCGAGCAGTTCGGGATCCTCGTGGAGCAGGCCGAGGACGAGATCGCGGCCATCAACATCATCTGCGGGGCCACGTATGCCGGCGCGCCGGCGATGCTCACGACCAGCGGCGGCGGCTTCGCGCTGATGGCCGAGGGGCTGTCGCTGGCGGGGATGCTCGAGCTGCCGGCGGTGATCCTACTCGCCATGCGGCCCGGCCCGGCTACCGGCCTGCCGACCCGCACCGGGCAGGAGGACCTGCGCTTCGTGATCAGCGCCGGCCATGGCGAGTTCCCCCGCTTCGTCTTCGCCCCGGGCGACGTGACGCAGGCGTATGCACTGACGCGCCATGCCCTCGCGGTGGCGCACGAGTACCAGACCCCTGCCTTCATCCTGACCGACCAGTACCTGGTGGACCTGCACGCCACCTGCGCGCCGCTGGAGGCCGCACCTCGGCCCATTGACCGCGGCCTCGTGGCGGCGGGAGCTGACTACGTGCGCTACGCGCTGACCGACAGCGGCATATCCCCGCGCGCCATCCCTGGCGGCGACGCCATCGTGATGGCGGACTCGGACGAACACACCGAGGATGGGCACGTGACCGAAGACCTGTCGGTGCGCGTGCAGATGGTGGACAAGCGCCTGCGCAAGGAAGCCGGCATGTGCGCCGCGGCGCTGCCACCCACGGCCTACCGCGCGGAGGACGCCGACACGCTGCTGGTCTGTTGGGGCTCGACGTACGGGGCGTGTCGGGAGGCGGTGGACCTGCTGCGGGACGATGGGCGGGGTACAAGCCCCCGCCCCACAGTCGGCATGCTGCACTTCGGGCAGGTGTGGCCGCTGAACGCCGACGCCGTGCGCGCGGCCATCGGCCGGCGGGAGCGCGTCGTGGTCATCGAGGGCAATGCCCGGGGGCAGTTCGCCTCCGTGCTGCGCGAGATCGGCGCGCTGACCGACTGTGAGACGATGGCAAAGTACGATGGGCTGCCGTTCACAGCCCGCGAGATCGTGCGGAGGCTGAGCCATGAGTGA
- a CDS encoding DUF362 domain-containing protein — translation MPQGIFAPRLLYPEGRVDFDIVERLMDQAMQRVTGKDPDPAWQQFVSPTDTVGVMIEANRYPVQAATVEVIIDRLVSAGVAPGKIIVFGGDERDLFAAGFNISRDPSGVRVLGAESEGFRGGISRIVTDYCDVIINVGALRTDPDLGMAGCLANTLACVPTVRRVALLQAPAELPEVAGHPALRRKIKLNILEAYLPLLETVGQARTTWQYKGLLIGTDMVAVDTVGLKVLEGCRRSYKQADWPLPASPGYLQTAQEAYHIGQADDKQITVNLSGYADGSYLQ, via the coding sequence GTGCCCCAGGGCATCTTCGCCCCGCGTCTCCTGTACCCAGAAGGTCGCGTGGACTTCGACATCGTCGAGCGGCTGATGGACCAGGCGATGCAGCGCGTCACCGGCAAGGATCCCGATCCGGCATGGCAGCAGTTCGTCAGCCCCACGGACACGGTCGGCGTGATGATCGAGGCCAACCGCTACCCGGTGCAAGCGGCCACCGTGGAGGTCATCATTGACCGGCTGGTCAGCGCGGGCGTCGCTCCGGGCAAGATCATCGTGTTCGGCGGGGATGAACGCGATCTGTTCGCCGCGGGCTTCAACATCAGCCGTGACCCCTCCGGCGTGCGTGTGCTGGGGGCTGAGTCCGAGGGCTTCCGAGGCGGCATCAGCCGCATCGTCACCGACTACTGCGACGTCATCATCAATGTGGGGGCCCTGAGGACCGACCCCGACCTGGGGATGGCCGGCTGCCTGGCCAACACCCTGGCCTGTGTGCCCACCGTGCGGCGGGTGGCACTACTCCAGGCGCCGGCGGAACTGCCCGAGGTGGCGGGTCACCCGGCGCTGCGACGCAAGATCAAGCTCAACATCCTCGAGGCGTACCTGCCGCTGCTGGAGACGGTGGGGCAGGCGCGGACGACGTGGCAGTACAAGGGGCTGCTGATCGGCACGGACATGGTGGCTGTGGATACGGTGGGGTTGAAGGTCCTGGAAGGCTGCCGCCGATCCTACAAGCAGGCCGACTGGCCGCTGCCCGCATCGCCGGGTTACCTGCAGACGGCCCAGGAGGCGTACCACATCGGACAGGCCGATGATAAGCAGATCACGGTCAACCTCTCTGGCTATGCAGATGGTTCCTACCTGCAGTGA